One Elusimicrobiaceae bacterium genomic window, CTGCAAGTCCTCAATTACAAATGCAAGTTCTGAAATTCCGGTTTCCAGATCCTTGCGGCGTATAGCCAGCTTGTCCAGTTTCTCCTTGAGAAACCCGGCATTACTGTCGCTTGCGACACAATCCCACCGGTTCATGAGGTTGTCGGCAGTGTTTTTGACCCTTAGTAATTCCTTCTCAAGTGCGGCTTTCTGTGTTTCCAGTTGCGGCAGCTCTTTATAAGTTTGCGCATTCGCTGTGTTGACTATCTGTGAGACGATGCGCTCGTCGCAAGCCAGGGTTTTTACGCGTTCAAGTACTGTCGCTTCAATTTCACCTGCTGGCACTTTCCTGCGGCAGGCACGATTCTTGCATACATAGTAGTAATACCGGACATTGCTTCTGCCTATTCCTGAAGTGCCTTCCATTGGACTCCCGCATTTATCGCACCATAGCAACCCGCTGTTTAGGATATAGCTGTGTTTGAGCGGAAGTGTGCCGTTATGTTTTGTTTTGCAAT contains:
- a CDS encoding zinc ribbon domain-containing protein — encoded protein: CKTKHNGTLPLKHSYILNSGLLWCDKCGSPMEGTSGIGRSNVRYYYYVCKNRACRRKVPAGEIEATVLERVKTLACDERIVSQIVNTANAQTYKELPQLETQKAALEKELLRVKNTADNLMNRWDCVASDSNAGFLKEKLDKLAIRRKDLETGISELAFVIEDLQRHALSHEKISKVLQNFSEVFAQMKPYQQKELMNLVLHKAIIGEKGIKIALHGKIPDAGLLLDAAELRTQTPNWLSG